A section of the Papio anubis isolate 15944 chromosome 16, Panubis1.0, whole genome shotgun sequence genome encodes:
- the ZFP64 gene encoding zinc finger protein 64 isoform X6 — protein MSRRKQAKPQHLNSEEPCPARRECAEVAPQVAGEPASELDNDVPKAACLSTESSDTQKTPVITLPSEAREQMATLGERTFNCCYPGCHFKTVHGMKDLDRHLRIHTGDKPHKCEFCDKCFSRKDNLTMHMRCHTSVKPHKCHLCDYAAVDSSSLKKHLRIHSDERPYKCQLCPYASRNSSQLTVHLRSHTGDTPFQCWLCSAKFKISSDLKRHMIVHSGEKPFKCEFCDVRCTMKANLKSHIRIKHTFKCLHCAFQGRDRADLLEHSRLHQADHPEKCPECSYSCSSAAALRVHSRVHCKDRPFKCDFCSFDTKRPSSLAKHIDKVHRDEAKTENWAPLGKEGLRESSSQHVAKIVTQRAFRCETCGASFVRDDSLRCHKKQHSDQSENKNSDLVTFPPESGASGQLQAPLEPSQDL, from the exons ATGTCGCGGCGCAAGCAGGCCAAGCCCCAGCACCTCAACTCCGAGGAGCCTTGCCCTGCGCGCCGGGAATGTGCGGAGGTAGCCCCGCAGGTGGCGGGGGAGCCGG CTTCAGAGCTTGATAACGATGTTCCAAAAGCAGCCTGCCTCTCCACTGAAAGCAGTGACACTCAGAAGACCCCTGTCATCACTCTTCCCTCAGAGGCAAGGGAGCAAATGGCCACCCTTGGAGAGAGGACATTCAACTGTTGCTACCCAG gttGCCACTTCAAAACTGTGCATGGCATGAAAGACTTGGACCGCCATCTCAGAATCCATACGG GAGACAAACCGCACAAGTGTGAGTTTTGTGACAAGTGCTTCAGCCGGAAGGACAACCTGACCATGCACATGCGGTGCCACACCAGTGTGAAGCCACACAAGTGTCACCTGTGTGACTATGCTGCCGTGGACAGCAGTAGCCTCAAGAAGCACCTGCGGATCCACTCTGACGAGCGGCCGTACAAATGCCAGCTCTGCCCCTATGCCAGCCGCAACTCCAGCCAGCTCACCGTCCACCTGCGATCCCACACGG GGGATACCCCCTTCCAGTGCTGGCTCTGTAGCGCCAAGTTCAAAATCAGCTCGGACTTGAAAAGGCACATGATCGTGCACTCGGGGGAGAAGCCTTTCAAGTGCGAGTTCTGCGACGTCCGCTGCACGATGAAGGCGAATCTCAAATCGCACATCCGCATCAAGCACACCTTCAAGTGTCTGCACTGTGCCTTCCAGGGCCGGGACCGCGCTGACCTCCTGGAGCACAGCCGGCTGCACCAGGCCGACCACCCGGAGAAGTGCCCAGAGTGCAGCTACTCCTGCTCCAGCGCGGCCGCGCTGCGCGTGCACAGCAGAGTCCACTGTAAGGACCGTCCCTTCAAGTGTGACTTCTGCAGCTTCGACACGAAGCGgcccagcagcctggccaagcACATCGACAAGGTGCACAGGGACGAGGCCAAGACGGAGAACTGGGCCCCTCTGGGCAAGGAAGGGCTCAGAGAGAGCAGCTCTCAACATGTGGCCAAGATCGTGACGCAGAGGGCCTTCCGCTGTGAGACCTGCGGCGCCTCCTTCGTCAGGGATGACTCGCTGAGATGCCACAAGAAGCAGCACAGTGACCAGAGCGAGAACAAGAACTCAGACTTGGTCACCTTCCCACCGGAAAGCGGTGCGTCGGGGCAGCTCCAGGCTCCCCTAGAGCCCAGCCAAGACCTCTAG